In a single window of the Allobranchiibius huperziae genome:
- a CDS encoding glycoside hydrolase family 65 protein, translating to MSTDYEGFVVEPWRIREIGIAPDNFAQAESIFALANGHIGVRGNLDEGDPAGLPGTYLNSFFETRPLPYAEAGYGYPESGQTVVNVTNGKLIRLLVDDEPFDMRYGTIRHHERTLDLRTGVLTRDVLWESPARRIIRVRSKRLVSFTQRSILAIWYQVEAVDKPLRVVIQSEMVANEELPVTSADPRVAAALERPLVSEQHLAGVTRAQLIHSTRRSGLRMAAACDHELHGDHDYEPNTFIQPDWSRMTLGAHLDPGETLGLTKFVAYGWSSQRTLPALRDQVDGALSAVVNTGWDQLVAEQEGYVQEFWDGADVQVDGDETVQQAVRFGLWHVLQAGARAEGRAILAKGLTGPGYDGHAFWDTEQFVLPVLTATAPLAARDALTWRQSIIDLASERATTLKLHGAAFPWRTIRGQECSAYWPAGTAAFHINADISVAAARYVFWTQDEEFDRDVALQLLVETARLWTDLGYHGDDGKFHIDGVTGPDEYSAVVADNTYTNLMAALNFRYAADTAERWPQEALALGVMKREIATWRAADEAMAMPYDVERGVHQQDRGSTEREVWDFKGTANNKDYPLLLNYPYFDIYRKQVVKQADLMLAMHWCGDNFTLEDKAKAFAYYEAITVRDSSLSACTQAVIAAEVGHRELAHDYLTEAALMDLRDLEHNTGDGVHVASLAGAWLALVCGFGGMRDHGGKLSFAPALPKRLSRLAFAIRWRGCKVRVTVHPDHAVYELEDGVHGYTELSHYGEMFTLTTDEPVTRDITPVQPMTPRPTQPAGREPITSE from the coding sequence GTGAGCACCGACTACGAGGGCTTCGTCGTCGAACCCTGGAGGATCCGCGAGATCGGCATCGCACCGGACAACTTCGCGCAGGCCGAGTCGATCTTCGCGCTCGCCAACGGCCACATCGGCGTCCGCGGCAACCTCGATGAGGGCGATCCCGCCGGGCTGCCCGGCACCTACCTCAACTCCTTCTTCGAGACCCGGCCCCTGCCGTACGCCGAAGCGGGGTACGGCTACCCCGAATCGGGACAGACGGTCGTCAACGTCACCAACGGCAAGCTGATCCGGCTGCTCGTCGACGACGAGCCGTTCGACATGCGGTACGGCACCATCCGCCACCACGAACGCACCCTCGACCTGCGCACGGGCGTGCTCACCCGTGACGTGCTGTGGGAGTCACCGGCGCGCCGCATCATCCGGGTCCGCTCCAAGAGGCTGGTCTCCTTCACCCAGCGCTCCATCCTGGCGATCTGGTACCAGGTCGAGGCCGTGGACAAACCGCTGCGCGTGGTGATCCAGTCCGAGATGGTCGCCAACGAGGAGTTGCCGGTGACCTCGGCCGACCCCCGGGTGGCTGCCGCGCTCGAGCGCCCACTGGTCTCCGAGCAGCACCTCGCCGGCGTCACCCGCGCGCAGCTGATCCACAGCACCCGGCGCAGCGGGTTGAGGATGGCGGCCGCGTGCGACCACGAGCTGCACGGCGATCATGACTACGAGCCCAACACCTTCATCCAGCCGGACTGGTCGCGGATGACCCTCGGTGCGCACCTCGACCCGGGCGAGACGCTCGGCCTGACCAAGTTCGTCGCCTACGGCTGGTCCTCCCAGCGCACCCTCCCGGCGTTACGCGACCAGGTCGACGGCGCGCTGTCGGCGGTCGTGAACACCGGCTGGGACCAATTGGTCGCGGAGCAGGAGGGCTACGTCCAGGAGTTCTGGGACGGCGCCGACGTGCAGGTCGACGGCGACGAGACCGTCCAGCAGGCAGTGCGGTTCGGCCTGTGGCACGTGCTGCAGGCAGGTGCCCGCGCCGAGGGCCGCGCGATCCTCGCCAAGGGCCTCACCGGACCTGGTTACGACGGGCACGCGTTCTGGGACACCGAGCAGTTCGTCCTGCCGGTGCTGACCGCCACCGCTCCCCTCGCGGCACGAGACGCGCTCACCTGGCGCCAGTCGATCATCGACCTCGCGTCGGAGCGGGCCACCACGCTGAAGCTGCACGGGGCGGCGTTCCCCTGGCGCACCATCCGCGGCCAGGAGTGCTCGGCGTACTGGCCGGCGGGCACGGCCGCGTTCCACATCAACGCCGACATCTCCGTGGCGGCCGCGCGCTACGTCTTCTGGACCCAGGACGAGGAGTTCGACCGCGACGTGGCGCTGCAGCTGCTCGTGGAGACCGCCCGGCTGTGGACCGACCTCGGCTACCACGGCGACGACGGCAAGTTTCACATCGACGGCGTCACCGGCCCGGACGAGTACTCCGCGGTCGTGGCCGACAACACCTACACCAACCTGATGGCGGCGCTGAACTTCCGCTACGCCGCCGACACCGCCGAACGCTGGCCGCAGGAGGCCCTGGCCCTCGGTGTGATGAAGCGCGAGATCGCCACCTGGCGCGCCGCCGATGAGGCGATGGCCATGCCGTACGACGTCGAACGCGGTGTGCATCAACAGGATCGAGGCAGCACTGAGCGCGAGGTGTGGGACTTCAAGGGCACGGCGAACAACAAGGACTATCCGCTGCTGCTCAACTATCCCTACTTCGACATCTACCGCAAACAGGTCGTCAAGCAGGCGGATCTGATGCTCGCGATGCACTGGTGCGGCGACAACTTCACCCTCGAGGACAAGGCCAAGGCCTTCGCGTACTACGAGGCGATCACCGTGCGCGACTCATCCCTGTCCGCGTGCACCCAGGCGGTCATCGCCGCCGAGGTGGGCCACCGGGAGCTTGCGCACGACTATCTGACCGAGGCCGCGCTGATGGACTTGCGCGACCTGGAGCACAACACCGGAGACGGCGTGCACGTCGCGTCGCTCGCGGGTGCGTGGCTGGCGCTGGTGTGTGGTTTCGGCGGGATGCGCGACCACGGCGGCAAGCTGTCGTTCGCGCCCGCGTTGCCGAAACGGTTGTCCCGACTGGCTTTCGCGATCCGGTGGCGCGGTTGCAAGGTGCGCGTCACCGTGCACCCCGACCACGCGGTCTACGAGCTGGAGGACGGCGTGCACGGCTACACCGAGCTCTCGCACTACGGCGAGATGTTCACGCTCACCACCGATGAACCGGTCACCCGGGACATCACCCCGGTGCAGCCGATGACCCCCCGCCCGACGCAACCGGCCGGCCGGGAGCCCATCACCAGCGAGTGA
- a CDS encoding beta-phosphoglucomutase family hydrolase, with the protein MLGLPENITTCLFDLDGVLTDTASVHRTAWKETFDALLKARDGDGYTPFDIAGDYNDYVDGKPREDGVRDFLKSRNIDLPDGSPDDPPDANTVYGVGNRKNDLVQVAIKRDGVKVYDGSRRYLQQAQAAGLQRYVVSSSANTEMVLDVTGLAQYVEGRIDGKTLAQQHIKGKPAPDSFLAGAKLAGAPPAQCVVFEDATSGVAAGKAGHFGYVVGVDRVDHAQELREHGATVVVKDLSELLDSTSTDGDAPA; encoded by the coding sequence CCTCACCGACACGGCGAGCGTGCACCGCACGGCGTGGAAGGAGACGTTCGACGCGTTGCTCAAGGCGCGCGACGGTGACGGCTACACGCCGTTCGACATCGCCGGCGACTACAACGACTACGTCGACGGCAAACCGCGCGAAGACGGTGTCCGCGACTTCCTGAAGTCCCGCAACATCGACCTGCCCGACGGCAGCCCGGACGACCCGCCCGACGCGAACACGGTCTACGGGGTCGGCAACCGCAAGAACGATCTGGTGCAGGTCGCCATCAAACGCGACGGCGTGAAGGTCTACGACGGGTCGCGGCGCTACCTGCAGCAGGCGCAGGCGGCAGGCCTGCAGCGGTACGTCGTCTCGTCGTCGGCCAACACCGAGATGGTGCTCGACGTGACCGGTCTGGCGCAGTACGTCGAAGGTCGCATCGACGGCAAGACGCTTGCGCAGCAACACATCAAGGGCAAGCCGGCGCCCGATTCCTTCCTCGCCGGCGCGAAGCTCGCCGGTGCGCCGCCGGCGCAGTGCGTCGTCTTCGAGGACGCCACGTCCGGCGTTGCCGCGGGCAAGGCCGGCCACTTCGGCTACGTCGTCGGCGTGGACCGGGTCGACCACGCGCAGGAGCTGCGCGAGCACGGCGCGACCGTCGTGGTGAAGGACCTGTCCGAGTTGCTGGATTCCACGTCGACCGATGGAGATGCACCCGCGTGA